One segment of Lutra lutra chromosome 12, mLutLut1.2, whole genome shotgun sequence DNA contains the following:
- the HCAR1 gene encoding hydroxycarboxylic acid receptor 1 → MDNGSCCLIEGNPISQVMPPLLILAFVLGALGNGVALCGFCFYMKTWKPSTIYLFNLAVADFLLMICLPFRTDYYWRHRQWAFEDIPCRVALFMLAMNRAGSILFLTVVAVDRYFKVVHPHHAVNAISNRTAAGIVCALWAMVILGTVYLLMENHLCVDEKTISCESFIMESANGWHDIMFQLEFFLPLAIILFCSFKIVWSLRQRRRLARQTRMKKATRFIMVVAVVFVTCYLPSVSARLYFLWTVPSSACDPSVHVALHVTLSFTYMNSMLDPLVYYFSSPSFPKFYTKLKIRSLRPKRPGRSETQSPEEMPISSLCRKSCVSVANSVQSQSNGQ, encoded by the coding sequence ATGGACAACGGCTCGTGCTGCCTCATCGAGGGGAACCCCATCTCTCAGGTGATGCCGCCGCTGCTGATCCTGGCCTTCGTGCTTGGCGCGCTGGGCAACGGTGTCGCCCTGTGTGGTTTCTGCTTTTACATGAAGACCTGGAAGCCGAGCACCATTTACCTTTTCAACTTGGCCGTGGCCGACTTCCTTCTCATGATCTGCCTGCCCTTCAGGACGGACTACTACTGGAGACACAGGCAGTGGGCCTTCGAGGACATCCCGTGTCGGGTGGCCCTCTTCATGCTGGCCATGAACAGGGCGGGGAGCATCCTCTTCCTCACGGTGGTGGCCGTGGACAGGTACTTCAAAGTGGTCCACCCCCACCACGCGGTGAACGCCATCTCCAACCGGACCGCAGCTGGCATCGTCTGTGCCCTTTGGGCCATGGTCATCCTGGGGACTGTCTATCTTTTGATGGAGAACCATCTGTGCGTGGATGAGAAGACCATATCCTGTGAGAGCTTCATCATGGAGTCGGCCAACGGCTGGCACGACATCATGTTCCAGCTGGAGTTTTTCCTGCCCCTCGCCATCATCCTCTTCTGCTCCTTCAAGATCGtttggagcctgaggcagaggcgGCGGCTGGCCAGGCAGACCCGGATGAAGAAGGCCACCCGGTTCATCATGGTGGTGGCCGTGGTGTTCGTCACGTGTTACCTGCCCAGCGTGTCGGCCAGACTCTACTTCCTCTGGACGGTGCCCTCGAGCGCCTGCGACCCCTCTGTCCACGTAGCCCTCCACGTCACCCTCAGCTTCACCTACATGAACAGCATGCTGGACCCCTTGGTGTATTATTTTTCGAGTCCCTCGTTCCCCAAGTTCTACACCAAGCTCAAAATCCGCAGCTTGAGACCCAAGAGGCCAGGACGCTCCGAGACCCAGAGCCCGGAAGAGATGCCAATTTCAAGCCTCTGTCGCAAGAGTTGTGTCAGCGTGGCCAACAGCGTCCAGAGCCAATCCAACGGGCAGTAA